The Sinorhizobium alkalisoli genomic interval GACGTCCGTATTCGCGCGGCCGAGGAGGAGGAAGCGGAAAGCCTCGCGCCGGCGACGGCCGAATCCGAGGACGGCGATATCGTGCCGGGCGATGACATAGAATAGCGAGAACGGCATGGCGCATCGCGCGCCTTCATTCAGGTCGGAAAACAGGAGACGACAATGCGCGACATCATGGGCATGATGGGCAAGGTCAAGGAAATGCAGGCCAAGATGGAGAAGCTGCAGGCGGAGATCGCCGCGCTCGAAGTCGACGGCGCCTCCGGCGGAGGCCTCGTCACCGTTCGGCTCGACGGCAAGGGCCACATGAAGAGCCTGAAGATCGATCCTTCGCTCTTCAAGGAAGACGATGTCGAGATCCTCGAGGACCTGGTCGTCGCAGCCCACAAGGACGCCAAGGACAAGGTCGAAGCCCTCCAGGCTGAAAAAACCCGCGAGTTGACCGCCGGCCTGCCGATTCCGCCTGGTATGAAGCTGCCGTTCTGAGCGATACGAGACGATTCCGTTTTTCGGCGATATGCGCTAAAAGCGCGCCATGGCAAAGCGAGTCACCGGTCCCGAAATCGAAAAGCTCATCCAGCTCCTGGCGAAGGTGCCGGGCCTCGGCCCCCGATCCGCCCGGCGGGCGGCGCTGCACCTCGTCAAGAAGAAGGAACAGTTGCTCGGGCCCCTCGCCGAGGCGATGGGCGAGGCGCATCGCAAGGTGCGGGTCTGTTCCTGCTGCGGCAATGTCGACACGATCGATCCCTGCACCGTCTGCACCGACGAGCGGCGCGACCAGTCGGTGATCATCGTCGTCGAGGATGTCGCCGATCTCTGGGCGCTGGAGCGCGCCGGCGCCATGAACGCCGCCTATCACGTGCTTGGCGGCACCCTGTCGCCGCTCGACGGCATCGGCCCCGACGACCTGAACATCAAGGGCCTTGTCGACCGGGTGGGCAAGGGCGGCGTGCGCGAGCTGATCCTCGCGGTCAACGCCACCGTCGAGGGCCAGACGACGGCGCATTACATCACCGACCAGCTGGAGGGCATGGAGGTCAAGATCACCCGTCTTGCTCATGGCGTGCCGGTCGGCGGCGAACTCGACTATCTCGACGAAGGCACGCTGACGGCCGCGCTCAGGGCGCGCACGACGATCTGAGCCTTCGCAAACGCTCGTCTGATCGTGGGGAGCCCGATGCTGAAATTCCTGTCCGTTCTGATCCTTTCGCTCGCAACCTCGTGCGGCTCCTGCCTTGCCGCCTCAAAGGCCGAGGTGGAGGGGCAGTTCCGCCGTTGGCTGCAGGACGAACTCTGGCCGGAAGCCGAGAGAGCCGGCATTTCCGCCGGTTCCTTCAAGGCCGCCTTTCAGGGAGTGAGGCTCGATTGGGATCTGCCGGATCTCGCGCCGCCCGGCTTTCCAAAGCCCAAGGAGCGCAAACAGAGCCAGGCGGAGTTTTCCTCGCCAGGATCCTATTTTTCGGAAAAACGGCTGCAGGGACTGGCCGCGACCGGCCGAAGCCTCGCCTCCGCCCATGCCGCAACGCTGAAAAAGATCGAGCGGACCTATGGCGTACCGGGCTCGGTCGTTCTCGCCATCTGGGGGCGCGAATCCGGTTTCGGCCGGGCGAAAATCCCGCATCCGATCATCGACGTTTTGGCGACCAAGGCCTTCATGTCGACGCGGCCCGAGCTTTTCCGGCGCGAGCTGATCGCGGCGCTGCATATTCTGGAGAGCGGCGACGTGAAGGAGGCCGACATGCGCGGCTCCTGGGCCGGCGCCATGGGCCAGCCGCAGTTCCTGCCCTCCAGTTTCCTGCAATATGCCGTCGACTTCGACGGCGACGGCCGCCGCGACATCTGGAACTCCATACCGGACAGCCTCGCCTCGATCGCCAACTATCTCGCCGAGAAGGGTTGGCAGAGCGGCCGTGACTGGGGATTCGAAGTGTCGATCCCGGCCGGGGTCTCCTGCGCGCAAGAGGGGCCCGATCGCGCCCGTCCGATCGCCGACTGGGCCGGCCTGGGCATCGCTCGCGTTTCGGGCAAGCCTTTTCCGGCGGCGGAACGTACGGCGTCCGGCATGATGCTGGTGCCGGCCGGGCGGCATGGGCCGAGCTTCGTGGTGACGCCGAATTTCTATGTCATCAAGGAATACAACAATTCCGATCTCTACGCGCTCTTCATCGGCAACCTTGCCGACCGGATCGCCTCGGGCAGCGGCGCCTTCCGGGCGGACTGGGGCGATGTCGGCAAGATGCTGCGCTCCGACGTGCTCGGAATGCAGAAGGCGCTCACCGCCATCGGCTACGACGTCGGAAAGGTCGATGGGCTGCCGGGCTACAAGACCCGCCGCTCGCTCGGCGACTGGCAGGCGAAAAACGGAATCGCCCCGACCTGCTTTCCGGATGCTTCCCTGAAGGGGAAGTTGCGAGGGGCACTCCCCTAGGTCGCGTTAGAACACGAACATATAAAGCAGGATAATGACGATCAGGGGGACACCCATCAGCCAGAGAACTATACCTTTCATCGCCCGCTCCATGTTGTTGGCGTCTGGTGGTAACGCCGCGAAGGCTATTCCGTTCCCCCATTAACGGTTCTCAAGCAAGACCGCGGCTTTGACCTTCTCCGCCAACTACAGCACCGCGCGTCTTTTCAGACGCGCAAAAGTCGCTGTCTTTGGGATCCGCGCATTGTCATCTTCGTTCGGTGGGCGTGGCGCAATCATACCGAACGGCCCCTCTCACG includes:
- a CDS encoding YbaB/EbfC family nucleoid-associated protein; amino-acid sequence: MRDIMGMMGKVKEMQAKMEKLQAEIAALEVDGASGGGLVTVRLDGKGHMKSLKIDPSLFKEDDVEILEDLVVAAHKDAKDKVEALQAEKTRELTAGLPIPPGMKLPF
- a CDS encoding lytic murein transglycosylase; its protein translation is MLKFLSVLILSLATSCGSCLAASKAEVEGQFRRWLQDELWPEAERAGISAGSFKAAFQGVRLDWDLPDLAPPGFPKPKERKQSQAEFSSPGSYFSEKRLQGLAATGRSLASAHAATLKKIERTYGVPGSVVLAIWGRESGFGRAKIPHPIIDVLATKAFMSTRPELFRRELIAALHILESGDVKEADMRGSWAGAMGQPQFLPSSFLQYAVDFDGDGRRDIWNSIPDSLASIANYLAEKGWQSGRDWGFEVSIPAGVSCAQEGPDRARPIADWAGLGIARVSGKPFPAAERTASGMMLVPAGRHGPSFVVTPNFYVIKEYNNSDLYALFIGNLADRIASGSGAFRADWGDVGKMLRSDVLGMQKALTAIGYDVGKVDGLPGYKTRRSLGDWQAKNGIAPTCFPDASLKGKLRGALP
- the recR gene encoding recombination mediator RecR gives rise to the protein MAKRVTGPEIEKLIQLLAKVPGLGPRSARRAALHLVKKKEQLLGPLAEAMGEAHRKVRVCSCCGNVDTIDPCTVCTDERRDQSVIIVVEDVADLWALERAGAMNAAYHVLGGTLSPLDGIGPDDLNIKGLVDRVGKGGVRELILAVNATVEGQTTAHYITDQLEGMEVKITRLAHGVPVGGELDYLDEGTLTAALRARTTI